A region of Planktomarina temperata RCA23 DNA encodes the following proteins:
- a CDS encoding ligase-associated DNA damage response DEXH box helicase, with the protein MSDVLPAALTDWFTQKGWQPHAHQLQVMEARDNPVCLLIAPTGCGKTLAGFLPSLADLAQAPHAGLHTLYVSPLKALAADIKRNLRVPAEEMGLDIRIEDRTGDSSATQKRRQRADPPQILLTTPESLALLTSYSDAERIFSGLKRVVIDEVHALSESKRGDQLMLSLAALQRMCPDLQRIGLSATVQDPEEIAGFMACHPAPCHIIQAPPGPLPDIAMLQIDAPAPWSGGGAGYAIPQVLREVAQHNTVLIFHNTRAQAEIFFHKLWQLNEENLPIAIHHGSLSRAQRERVEAAMVAGALRAIVCTGSLDLGLDWGNVDLVIQVGAPKNVKRLVQRIGRANHRYNSPSKARLVPANRFEVVECVAALQAVRADDLDGEPMGPGPRDVLCQHILIAACAGPFCADDLYGQITTAGRYAQLTRAEFDACLEFCATGGYALKAYDRWRRLLQTADGKWQLRDPRAAQRIRMNIGTIQDSDRLKVRLRGRGGRALGEVEEAFAATLVPGDSFLIGGQVVRYEGLRDLTVEVTKQPGKKPKIATFSGTKFATSTQLSQRILAGFQQKDWPEMPGYMRDWIALQRHVSLLPRADRLLVESFPHEGRFATVVYGFAGRNALQTLGLLLSKRMEEARLAPLSFVATDYAVMLLSLEPLGDAAELLAPAGLRDGLETWLAGNAVMKRSFRGCAVIAGLIERNTPGQRKSCRQATFSSDILYDTLLKYDPEHVLMQITREEARRGLVDFDRIEEMLARCAGRLDHKELDRLSPFAAPLFLEMGRVPVQGEAQERLLAQETARLMEASGLNKIVMAPVQ; encoded by the coding sequence ATGTCTGATGTTTTGCCTGCCGCCCTCACTGACTGGTTCACCCAAAAAGGCTGGCAACCCCATGCGCATCAATTGCAAGTCATGGAGGCGCGCGACAATCCGGTTTGCCTGCTGATCGCTCCGACCGGCTGCGGCAAAACCTTGGCGGGGTTCTTGCCGAGCCTTGCAGATTTGGCGCAGGCCCCCCATGCCGGCCTGCACACGCTCTATGTCTCTCCTCTCAAAGCTCTGGCGGCAGATATCAAACGCAATCTGCGCGTGCCGGCGGAGGAGATGGGCCTGGATATTCGCATCGAGGATCGTACCGGCGACAGCAGCGCCACGCAAAAGCGACGCCAGCGCGCGGACCCGCCGCAGATCTTGCTGACCACGCCAGAAAGCCTGGCGCTTTTGACCAGCTATAGCGACGCGGAGCGCATTTTTTCTGGGCTCAAACGGGTGGTGATTGACGAGGTGCATGCGCTCAGCGAGTCGAAGCGCGGTGATCAGCTGATGCTGTCACTGGCGGCTTTGCAGCGGATGTGCCCAGATCTGCAGCGGATTGGCTTATCGGCCACGGTGCAAGATCCTGAGGAGATTGCGGGCTTTATGGCCTGCCATCCGGCACCCTGTCATATTATTCAAGCGCCGCCCGGCCCTTTGCCCGATATCGCCATGTTGCAGATTGACGCGCCTGCACCTTGGTCTGGCGGCGGGGCCGGCTATGCGATCCCACAGGTATTGCGCGAGGTGGCGCAGCACAACACGGTCTTAATTTTTCACAACACGCGGGCGCAGGCGGAGATATTCTTTCATAAGCTATGGCAGCTCAATGAGGAGAACCTGCCAATCGCCATTCACCATGGCTCATTGTCTCGGGCGCAGCGCGAAAGGGTCGAAGCGGCTATGGTCGCTGGCGCTTTGCGTGCGATTGTTTGCACAGGATCGCTGGACCTGGGATTGGATTGGGGCAATGTAGATTTGGTGATCCAAGTGGGGGCGCCAAAGAACGTCAAACGACTGGTGCAACGCATTGGTCGGGCCAATCATCGCTACAATAGCCCATCAAAAGCCCGTCTGGTGCCAGCCAATCGGTTTGAGGTGGTGGAATGTGTCGCCGCTTTGCAGGCGGTGCGCGCAGATGATCTGGACGGCGAGCCGATGGGGCCGGGACCACGCGATGTATTGTGCCAACATATTTTGATTGCCGCTTGCGCCGGGCCATTTTGCGCCGATGATCTCTATGGGCAGATCACAACAGCGGGCCGTTATGCGCAGCTCACGCGCGCAGAGTTTGACGCCTGCCTCGAGTTTTGCGCCACCGGTGGCTACGCGCTCAAAGCCTACGACCGGTGGCGGCGTTTGCTGCAAACTGCGGACGGCAAGTGGCAATTGCGCGACCCGCGCGCCGCCCAACGCATTCGCATGAACATTGGCACCATCCAAGACAGTGATCGTCTCAAGGTTCGATTGCGGGGCCGCGGTGGGCGTGCTTTGGGCGAGGTGGAGGAGGCCTTTGCCGCAACTCTTGTGCCTGGGGATAGTTTCTTGATTGGTGGGCAGGTGGTGCGCTATGAGGGCCTGCGCGATCTGACCGTTGAGGTGACGAAACAGCCGGGCAAAAAACCCAAGATCGCCACGTTCAGCGGGACGAAATTTGCCACATCCACCCAGTTGAGCCAGCGGATACTGGCGGGGTTTCAGCAAAAGGACTGGCCAGAGATGCCCGGCTATATGCGCGACTGGATTGCCTTGCAGCGCCATGTCAGCCTCCTGCCGCGTGCAGATCGCCTTTTGGTCGAGAGCTTCCCGCATGAAGGGCGCTTTGCAACGGTGGTCTACGGATTTGCTGGGCGCAATGCGCTGCAAACGCTTGGGCTTTTGCTCTCAAAGCGGATGGAGGAGGCCCGATTGGCCCCGCTGAGTTTCGTGGCCACGGATTATGCTGTGATGTTGCTCTCTCTTGAGCCGCTCGGCGATGCGGCCGAGCTTTTGGCACCCGCAGGGCTCAGGGACGGGCTTGAGACGTGGCTGGCGGGCAATGCGGTGATGAAGCGAAGCTTTCGCGGCTGTGCGGTTATTGCCGGTCTCATAGAGCGCAACACGCCAGGGCAGAGAAAATCATGCCGGCAGGCGACGTTCTCGTCGGATATTCTCTATGATACTTTGCTCAAATATGACCCCGAGCATGTCTTAATGCAAATCACCCGCGAAGAAGCCCGTAGGGGGTTGGTGGATTTTGACCGGATTGAAGAGATGCTGGCCCGCTGTGCAGGGCGGCTGGATCATAAAGAGCTGGACCGTCTATCGCCCTTTGCCGCTCCGCTGTTTCTTGAAATGGGCCGTGTTCCGGTGCAAGGCGAAGCCCAAGAGCGACTTTTGGCCCAGGAAACAGCCCGGTTGATGGAGGCCTCAGGTCTGAACAAGATCGTCATGGCGCCCGTGCAATAA
- the folD gene encoding bifunctional methylenetetrahydrofolate dehydrogenase/methenyltetrahydrofolate cyclohydrolase FolD, with product MTAQLIDGKAFAARVRGQVAEHVARLKQDHGIVPGLAVVLVGEDPASQVYVRSKGKQTVEVGMTSFEHKLDASVSEEELIAVIDQLNADPAVHGILVQLPLPKHLNEDLVIGRIDPAKDVDGFHISNVGLLGTGQKSMVPCTPLGCLMMLRDHFGSLSGCEAVVIGRSNIVGKPMAQLLLGDSCTVTIAHSRTRDLPEVVRRADIVVAAVGRPEMVPGDWIKPGAVVIDVGINRIAAPEKGAGKMKLVGDVDFSSCAEVAGAITPVPGGVGPMTIACLLANTLTATCRANDLPEPEGLTA from the coding sequence ATGACTGCACAGTTGATTGATGGCAAGGCCTTTGCGGCGCGGGTGCGCGGGCAGGTGGCGGAACATGTGGCGCGCTTGAAGCAAGACCATGGCATTGTGCCGGGTCTTGCGGTGGTTTTGGTGGGCGAAGATCCAGCCAGCCAAGTCTATGTGCGCTCCAAGGGCAAGCAGACGGTCGAAGTTGGTATGACCTCTTTTGAGCATAAGCTTGACGCCTCTGTCAGCGAAGAAGAGTTGATTGCAGTCATCGATCAGTTGAATGCCGATCCCGCGGTGCATGGAATTTTGGTGCAATTGCCTTTGCCCAAGCATTTAAACGAGGATTTGGTGATTGGCCGCATTGATCCGGCCAAGGATGTTGATGGGTTCCATATCTCAAACGTCGGCCTATTGGGTACAGGGCAAAAATCTATGGTGCCCTGCACACCCTTGGGGTGTTTGATGATGCTTCGGGATCATTTCGGCTCACTGTCAGGCTGTGAAGCTGTGGTGATCGGCCGCTCAAACATCGTTGGCAAGCCCATGGCGCAGCTCTTGCTGGGTGACAGCTGTACTGTGACAATTGCACATTCTCGCACTCGGGATCTGCCAGAGGTTGTTCGCCGGGCCGATATCGTGGTGGCGGCAGTGGGCCGTCCGGAAATGGTTCCAGGCGATTGGATCAAACCTGGTGCTGTGGTGATTGACGTGGGCATCAACCGGATTGCTGCGCCGGAAAAAGGCGCGGGCAAGATGAAATTGGTGGGGGATGTGGATTTTTCCAGCTGCGCCGAAGTCGCCGGGGCAATCACCCCCGTGCCGGGTGGCGTGGGTCCCATGACCATTGCTTGCCTATTGGCCAATACTTTGACTGCGACATGCCGGGCCAATGATTTGCCCGAGCCGGAAGGTTTGACCGCTTAA
- a CDS encoding formate--tetrahydrofolate ligase: protein MSYKSDIEIARGASKALIQDIGAKIGIESKDLLPYGHDKAKVSQSFINSVQDRKNGKLILVTAINPTPAGEGKTTTTVGLGDGLNRIGKKAMVCIREASLGPNFGMKGGAAGGGYAQIVPMEDMNLHFTGDFHAITSAHSLLSAMIDNHIYWGNELDIDTRRVVWRRVVDMNDRALRQITTSLGGVSNGFPREAGFDITVASEVMAILCLAKDLTDLQKRLGDMIVAYRRDRSPVFARDIKADGAMTVLLKDAMQPNLVQTLENNPAFVHGGPFANIAHGCNSVIATTTALKLCDYVVTEAGFGADLGAEKFLNIKCRKAGLAPSAVVLVATVRAMKMNGGVAKADLGAENVDAVKAGCPNLGRHIENLKSFGVPVVVAINHFVTDTEAEVQAVKDFVAGQGSEAIVSQHWEFGGKGAEALATRVAEIADADMANFAPIYADEMPLAEKIQTICKRIYRADQALMDQKIRNQLKDWEAQGYGHLPVCMAKTQYSFSTDPNLRGAPVGHSVPVREVRLSAGAGFVVAVCGEIMTMPGLPRKPAAETIMLNDAGEIEGLF, encoded by the coding sequence GTGAGCTACAAATCGGATATTGAAATTGCACGCGGTGCTTCAAAAGCCCTAATTCAGGACATTGGCGCTAAGATTGGAATCGAGAGCAAAGACCTTCTGCCCTACGGCCATGATAAGGCCAAAGTGAGCCAGTCTTTCATCAATTCTGTTCAAGACCGTAAGAATGGCAAGTTGATCCTGGTCACTGCCATCAACCCAACGCCAGCGGGTGAAGGCAAGACCACGACCACTGTTGGTCTGGGCGATGGATTGAACCGCATCGGCAAGAAGGCAATGGTCTGTATTCGTGAAGCCTCTTTAGGCCCTAATTTTGGGATGAAGGGTGGCGCTGCCGGGGGCGGCTATGCGCAAATCGTGCCGATGGAAGACATGAACCTGCATTTCACAGGCGATTTTCACGCAATTACCTCGGCGCACAGTCTTTTGTCCGCGATGATCGACAACCATATCTATTGGGGCAATGAGCTCGACATCGACACACGCCGCGTGGTGTGGCGCCGGGTTGTTGATATGAATGACCGCGCGTTGCGGCAGATCACAACTTCTTTGGGCGGAGTGTCCAATGGCTTCCCACGCGAAGCGGGTTTTGACATCACCGTTGCCTCGGAGGTTATGGCGATTCTCTGTTTGGCCAAAGATCTGACCGATTTGCAAAAACGCCTTGGTGATATGATCGTGGCCTATCGCCGCGACCGCAGCCCAGTTTTTGCACGCGATATTAAGGCAGATGGCGCGATGACCGTCTTGCTGAAAGATGCGATGCAGCCCAACCTGGTGCAGACTTTGGAAAACAACCCGGCCTTTGTGCATGGTGGTCCATTTGCCAATATTGCCCACGGGTGTAACTCGGTGATCGCCACCACAACTGCGTTGAAACTCTGTGATTATGTGGTGACTGAGGCTGGATTTGGTGCCGACTTGGGCGCAGAGAAATTCCTCAACATCAAGTGCCGCAAAGCGGGCCTGGCGCCCTCTGCTGTGGTGCTGGTGGCCACGGTTCGGGCGATGAAAATGAATGGCGGTGTCGCGAAGGCAGATCTTGGTGCAGAGAATGTTGACGCGGTGAAAGCCGGCTGCCCGAATTTGGGACGCCACATCGAAAACCTGAAGAGCTTTGGCGTGCCTGTGGTTGTCGCGATCAACCATTTTGTCACCGACACTGAGGCTGAAGTGCAAGCGGTGAAAGACTTTGTCGCCGGGCAGGGCTCTGAAGCGATCGTTTCGCAGCATTGGGAATTTGGCGGTAAGGGCGCTGAGGCTTTGGCCACTCGTGTGGCGGAGATCGCCGATGCCGATATGGCCAATTTCGCGCCGATCTACGCAGATGAGATGCCCTTGGCAGAAAAGATCCAAACCATTTGCAAACGGATCTACCGCGCCGATCAGGCCTTGATGGATCAAAAGATCCGCAATCAGTTGAAGGATTGGGAAGCGCAGGGCTATGGGCATTTGCCCGTTTGTATGGCCAAGACGCAATACAGCTTCAGCACGGATCCCAATCTGCGCGGCGCGCCTGTGGGCCACTCTGTGCCGGTGCGCGAAGTGCGCTTGTCCGCTGGCGCTGGCTTTGTTGTGGCGGTCTGTGGTGAAATCATGACCATGCCGGGATTGCCGCGCAAACCGGCTGCCGAAACAATTATGCTCAATGATGCAGGCGAAATCGAAGGCCTGTTCTAA
- a CDS encoding MOSC domain-containing protein, whose protein sequence is MPALEATDVYLTITWLGVVTHRREIEIETEPRKRLQLDWDGVVGAAHRGRTRASDSRVLQQHPRGTDIINVRQLSIVSQEEIDQIARDMGLAQFNPQWLGATMVVSGCRDFSHIPPSSRLQAQQGTTLVVDMQNHPCHQVGMTIERDLPGQGKSFKAHAKGKRGVTAWVERHGDLALGDVLRLHCPVQRAWQADGQARLL, encoded by the coding sequence ATGCCTGCATTGGAAGCAACAGATGTTTACCTCACCATCACTTGGCTGGGCGTGGTCACGCATCGGCGCGAAATTGAAATCGAGACAGAGCCGCGCAAACGGCTGCAATTGGATTGGGATGGGGTTGTGGGGGCGGCGCATCGAGGCCGGACACGCGCCTCAGACAGCCGTGTGTTGCAACAGCATCCGCGTGGCACGGACATCATCAATGTGCGGCAGCTGAGCATCGTTAGCCAGGAAGAAATAGACCAGATTGCGCGCGATATGGGGCTGGCGCAGTTCAATCCCCAATGGCTTGGGGCGACGATGGTGGTGTCGGGATGCCGAGATTTTTCCCATATCCCGCCGTCTTCACGGCTTCAGGCACAGCAAGGCACGACTTTGGTGGTGGATATGCAAAACCACCCTTGCCATCAGGTCGGCATGACCATTGAGCGGGATCTGCCCGGGCAAGGGAAGTCCTTTAAAGCCCATGCCAAGGGCAAGCGCGGCGTGACCGCCTGGGTCGAGCGACATGGCGACTTGGCCTTGGGCGATGTGCTGCGCCTGCACTGCCCTGTGCAACGCGCTTGGCAGGCGGATGGGCAAGCCCGCCTTCTATAG
- the ftsH gene encoding ATP-dependent zinc metalloprotease FtsH produces MGNLRNLAFWFVLFILLLMLFRLFSGDASTASSRTTTYSDFVQAVENGQVSRATLDGETVTYTGPNGTEYVTIVPGDAQISDLLVSKGVSVAATSQETSMFQSILLSLLPIMLLVGVWIYFMNRMQGGGKGGAMGFGKSRAKMLTEKQGNVTFDDVAGIDEAKEELEEIVDFLKNPQKFSRLGGKIPKGALLEGAPGTGKTLLARAIAGEAGVPFFSISGSDFVEMFVGVGASRVRDMFEQAKKNAPCILFIDEIDAVGRARGAGYGGGNDEREQTLNQLLVEMDGFEANEGIIIVAATNRKDVLDPALLRPGRFDRQVTVPSPDLRGREKILGVHARKLPTGPDVDLRIIARGTPGFSGADLANLVNESALAAARIGRRLVTMEDFEKAKDKILMGAERRSMVRTKEQLEKTAYHEAGHALVGSLLPKCQPVYKATIIARGGAGGMVMSLPEMDRLNFHRDECHDELAMTMAGKAAEIFKYGEDQVSNGPSGDIQQASSLARAMVMRWGMSDKVGNIDYSEAAEGYSGRTSGLSTSAATKELIETEVRSFVQNGYDLAMKTIVDNKERFENLAQGLLEYETLTGAEIKKVMEGESLDRDGDEDDSATSGGTPSVTAVPKTKPKPSSSSGGGMEPEPTA; encoded by the coding sequence TTGGGTAATCTACGCAACCTCGCCTTTTGGTTTGTATTGTTCATCTTGCTTTTGATGCTGTTTCGTTTGTTCTCTGGGGATGCAAGCACAGCCTCGAGCCGCACCACAACCTATTCTGACTTTGTACAGGCGGTTGAAAATGGCCAGGTCAGCCGCGCCACGCTGGACGGCGAGACGGTCACTTACACTGGGCCCAATGGCACGGAATATGTCACAATCGTTCCAGGTGATGCGCAGATCAGCGATCTTTTGGTGTCTAAAGGCGTGAGCGTTGCGGCCACGTCACAAGAAACCTCAATGTTCCAATCGATCCTCTTGTCGCTCCTGCCGATCATGCTTCTCGTTGGGGTGTGGATCTATTTCATGAACCGGATGCAGGGCGGCGGTAAGGGCGGCGCTATGGGCTTTGGCAAGAGCCGCGCGAAGATGCTGACCGAAAAGCAAGGCAATGTCACCTTTGACGATGTGGCGGGTATTGACGAAGCCAAGGAAGAGCTGGAAGAAATCGTCGATTTTTTGAAGAATCCACAAAAATTTAGCCGCTTGGGCGGTAAAATTCCGAAAGGCGCATTGCTGGAAGGTGCCCCGGGCACGGGTAAGACCCTCCTGGCGCGGGCGATTGCGGGTGAGGCGGGCGTGCCCTTCTTCTCGATTTCCGGTTCGGATTTTGTTGAAATGTTTGTGGGCGTCGGTGCGAGCCGCGTGCGCGATATGTTTGAGCAGGCGAAAAAGAATGCGCCATGCATATTGTTTATCGATGAAATCGATGCGGTGGGCCGGGCGCGTGGTGCTGGCTACGGGGGCGGCAATGACGAGCGCGAGCAAACCCTCAACCAGCTTTTGGTTGAAATGGACGGTTTTGAGGCCAATGAGGGCATTATTATCGTCGCGGCGACCAACCGCAAAGATGTGCTTGATCCCGCGCTGCTGCGCCCGGGTCGTTTTGATCGGCAGGTGACCGTTCCAAGCCCGGATCTGAGAGGGCGTGAGAAAATATTGGGCGTGCATGCGCGCAAATTGCCAACGGGCCCCGATGTGGACTTGCGGATCATTGCCCGGGGCACGCCTGGTTTCTCGGGTGCGGATTTGGCCAATTTGGTCAATGAGTCGGCCCTGGCGGCTGCGCGTATTGGACGCCGTTTGGTGACAATGGAAGATTTTGAGAAGGCCAAGGATAAGATCCTTATGGGCGCAGAGAGGCGCTCCATGGTGCGCACCAAGGAGCAGTTGGAGAAGACAGCCTACCATGAAGCAGGCCACGCTTTGGTCGGTTCACTTTTGCCAAAATGCCAACCGGTTTACAAAGCCACAATCATCGCTCGTGGCGGCGCCGGCGGTATGGTGATGAGCCTGCCGGAAATGGATCGTCTCAACTTCCACCGTGATGAGTGCCACGATGAATTGGCGATGACCATGGCCGGCAAGGCGGCTGAGATCTTCAAATATGGTGAAGATCAGGTGTCGAATGGCCCGTCAGGCGATATTCAACAGGCCTCAAGTCTGGCGCGCGCCATGGTGATGCGCTGGGGCATGTCCGATAAAGTTGGCAATATTGACTATTCCGAAGCGGCGGAAGGGTATTCTGGCCGGACATCAGGCCTGTCAACCTCTGCGGCCACCAAGGAATTGATCGAAACTGAGGTGCGCAGCTTTGTGCAAAATGGTTATGACTTGGCCATGAAGACCATCGTTGACAATAAAGAGCGCTTTGAGAATCTGGCGCAGGGCCTTTTGGAATATGAAACCCTGACTGGGGCGGAAATCAAAAAGGTGATGGAGGGCGAGAGCCTTGACCGTGATGGCGATGAAGATGATAGCGCGACATCGGGCGGCACACCATCGGTGACGGCGGTTCCCAAAACCAAGCCGAAGCCGAGCAGCAGCAGCGGCGGCGGGATGGAACCCGAGCCCACGGCCTAG
- the tilS gene encoding tRNA lysidine(34) synthetase TilS: MSLEPPQDISSHLAEVFAPLPKDAVIGVAVSGGSDSVALLLALRAAMPQAHLCAATVDHGLRAEAKEEALWVNALCGKLGVAHTTLTISDLPKGPNLQARARSARYEALAAWGRDMACRCICLGHSQTDVAENFLIRLARGSGADGLSEMRGRWTDRDMDWQRPLLAFCREDLQGFLHAQGQGWCNDPSNEDPAFMRVRMRQAAPELEALGLTGPRLAATATRMRHVQEALEFSTRGLWPQVAQIDVTDVLFDRVALSRLPREYIERMVSAALNWISGQPYRPRNSALLRALAAKKTVTLHGCVLIPQSKTVLRISREFSVVERQVAQAGAPWDGRISMVNAEKSYEIRALGPSGLGQCPGWRDSGRPRLALLASPSLWQGQRLLAAPMAQFGPKDMLKVVSPPWEW, translated from the coding sequence ATGAGCCTCGAGCCGCCACAGGACATCTCATCGCATCTCGCTGAGGTCTTTGCGCCGCTGCCAAAAGACGCGGTGATTGGGGTTGCAGTGTCGGGTGGATCTGATTCTGTCGCGCTGCTTCTGGCCTTGCGTGCCGCCATGCCTCAGGCGCATTTGTGCGCCGCCACGGTCGACCATGGGCTGCGGGCTGAAGCGAAGGAAGAAGCGCTTTGGGTCAACGCGCTTTGCGGCAAGCTGGGCGTCGCCCATACTACCCTAACGATAAGCGATCTGCCCAAGGGCCCCAATCTTCAAGCCCGCGCCCGCAGCGCGCGTTATGAGGCTCTGGCGGCCTGGGGGCGGGATATGGCGTGCCGCTGTATTTGTTTGGGGCACAGTCAGACCGATGTGGCGGAAAACTTTCTGATCCGCTTGGCCCGCGGCTCTGGCGCGGATGGTCTTAGCGAAATGCGCGGGCGTTGGACAGATCGCGACATGGACTGGCAGCGCCCCTTGCTCGCGTTCTGCAGGGAGGATTTGCAGGGTTTCTTGCATGCGCAGGGGCAGGGCTGGTGCAATGATCCAAGCAACGAAGATCCGGCTTTCATGCGTGTGCGGATGCGTCAGGCGGCGCCCGAGTTAGAGGCGCTTGGATTAACGGGCCCTAGGCTGGCCGCAACCGCCACACGCATGCGCCACGTTCAAGAGGCTCTCGAATTTTCGACGCGAGGGCTTTGGCCGCAGGTGGCGCAAATTGATGTCACCGATGTGCTTTTCGATCGGGTGGCCTTGAGCCGCCTGCCGCGCGAATATATCGAGCGCATGGTGTCGGCTGCCCTCAATTGGATCAGCGGTCAGCCCTATAGGCCCCGAAATTCTGCACTGCTTAGAGCGCTTGCGGCAAAAAAAACAGTGACCCTGCATGGATGTGTCCTAATACCGCAGTCCAAGACAGTGCTGCGGATTTCTCGGGAATTTTCTGTGGTGGAAAGGCAGGTGGCGCAAGCTGGCGCGCCCTGGGATGGCCGGATCTCCATGGTGAATGCTGAAAAATCATATGAAATTCGGGCGCTTGGCCCCTCTGGCCTTGGGCAATGCCCGGGGTGGCGGGACAGTGGCCGCCCGCGTTTGGCGCTTTTGGCCAGCCCATCTTTGTGGCAAGGGCAAAGGCTTTTGGCCGCACCAATGGCGCAATTTGGCCCAAAAGATATGCTTAAGGTGGTTTCACCGCCCTGGGAATGGTAG
- a CDS encoding tetratricopeptide repeat protein: MHLGRALILIAGLSGPASADSLADMRQDLAGLLYETKRLRLELTTAQKGGFTNDGALLDRTAAIENELQRLTGQTEELAYRISAIVRDATQRIAMLEARICAMEPGCVVTQLGATLPLGSDSGSGLDLVLPGEILTISEQAEFDAANDMLLSGDTGSAAQMFEEFVKAFPIGPLTQRAHLLLGHAYMDSAEFRLAARAYLEAYSMDESNEVAPSALYHLALSFHRMGNAQEGCLTLSEVQFRYAQTEVADDAKLAEAELSCP, from the coding sequence ATGCATCTGGGCCGCGCATTGATTTTGATCGCGGGGCTATCTGGTCCCGCCTCTGCCGACAGTTTGGCAGATATGCGTCAAGATCTTGCGGGTCTATTGTATGAAACCAAACGCCTGCGCCTGGAGTTGACCACCGCGCAAAAGGGCGGCTTTACCAATGATGGGGCGCTGTTGGATCGCACGGCAGCCATTGAAAACGAATTGCAGCGTTTGACCGGCCAGACCGAAGAGCTGGCCTACCGCATTTCTGCGATTGTCCGGGATGCGACCCAGAGAATTGCCATGCTTGAGGCGCGCATCTGCGCCATGGAACCGGGCTGTGTGGTGACGCAATTGGGCGCCACGCTCCCCCTTGGATCTGATTCGGGCTCAGGCTTGGATCTGGTTCTGCCCGGTGAGATATTAACGATATCAGAGCAAGCAGAGTTTGATGCCGCCAATGACATGCTGCTGTCTGGCGACACCGGCAGTGCTGCACAAATGTTCGAAGAATTCGTTAAGGCCTTTCCCATTGGCCCGCTGACGCAGCGGGCGCATTTGCTGCTTGGACATGCCTATATGGACAGTGCCGAGTTTCGTCTGGCGGCGCGGGCCTATCTAGAGGCCTATTCTATGGATGAGTCCAATGAGGTCGCGCCCTCGGCACTCTATCACCTGGCTTTGTCGTTTCACCGCATGGGCAATGCGCAAGAGGGGTGTTTGACCCTGAGTGAAGTTCAATTTCGCTATGCGCAAACAGAGGTTGCAGACGATGCCAAGCTGGCCGAGGCCGAGCTGTCCTGCCCATGA
- the pal gene encoding peptidoglycan-associated lipoprotein Pal, translating to MRTMYLALAAMVTLAACSDSNGGYNTAGLDGGSGWNDNEISSEDLNDPTSVAYFQNSVGDTVLFDVDEFTLNTASKAALDIQAEWLLGNPGYVIILEGHADERGTREYNLALGFRRAQSVQEYLVARGVSGLRLKTRSYGKERPVEICSSERCYEKNRRTVTILTQSLS from the coding sequence ATGAGAACGATGTATCTGGCCCTCGCGGCTATGGTGACCCTCGCGGCCTGCTCCGATAGCAATGGGGGATACAACACCGCAGGGCTCGATGGTGGGTCCGGTTGGAACGACAATGAAATCAGCTCTGAGGATTTGAATGATCCGACCTCTGTGGCTTATTTCCAAAATTCCGTCGGCGATACGGTGTTGTTTGATGTGGATGAATTCACATTGAACACCGCCTCCAAAGCCGCTTTGGATATCCAAGCGGAATGGCTTCTGGGCAACCCAGGCTATGTCATCATTCTCGAAGGCCATGCGGATGAGCGTGGCACGCGCGAATACAACCTCGCGCTGGGCTTCCGGCGGGCGCAGTCGGTGCAAGAATACCTTGTCGCGCGCGGCGTTTCGGGCCTGCGGCTCAAGACCCGCAGCTACGGCAAGGAGCGGCCTGTTGAAATTTGCAGCTCTGAGCGATGCTATGAGAAAAACCGCCGGACAGTGACCATTTTGACCCAGAGCTTGAGCTGA